The following coding sequences lie in one Arachis ipaensis cultivar K30076 chromosome B03, Araip1.1, whole genome shotgun sequence genomic window:
- the LOC107630913 gene encoding uncharacterized protein At4g08330, chloroplastic produces the protein MIAFGDTDILKGSSFQCHQQLQLSPFIRDVTYSCGSCGYELNLSSSNRNTSLIDSSKYGKSIKKGVISFFSVDESRFTQIHQLRWSWIPFFKPRRTKILCRRCRNHVGFSYTLPSHSWDGISDSRIYDIKLNTLQPSFSADSSLMPVDMSKYESASSSSFVF, from the exons ATGATCGCATTTGGTGACACTGACATCCTTAAGGGATCTTCATTCCAATGTCACCAACAACTTCAGTTGTCCCCCTTTATCAGAGATGTCACTTACAG TTGCGGTTCCTGTGGATATGAGTTGAACTTGAGCTCCAGCAACCGCAACACATCCCTCATTGATTCTTCCAAGTACGGCAAGTCCATCAAGAAGGGTGTCATCTCCTTCTTCTCTGTGGATGAGAGCAGGTTCACTCAGATCCACCAACTTCGATGGTCATGGATACCCTTCTTCAAGCCAAGGAGAACCAAGATACTCTGCCGCCGGTGCCGGAACCATGTCGGTTTCTCTTACACTTTGCCTTCTCACTCATGGGACGGCATTTCTGACTCTAGAATCTATGATATCAAACTCAACACTCTACAACCTTCCTTCTCTGCGGATTCAAGTCTGATGCCGGTTGATATGAGCAAGTACGAGagtgcatcttcttcttcatttgtgTTCTAA